A single region of the Vibrio cyclitrophicus genome encodes:
- the rpoB gene encoding DNA-directed RNA polymerase subunit beta, with protein sequence MVYSYTEKKRIRKDFGTRPQVLDIPYLLSIQLDSFDKFIEQDPEGQYGLEAAFRSVFPIQSYNGNSELQYVSYRLGEPVFDVKECQIRGVTYSKPLRVKLRLVIFDRDAPAGTVKDIKEQEVYMGEIPLMTDNGTFVINGTERVIVSQLHRSPGVFFDSDKGKTHSSGKVLYNARVIPYRGSWLDFEFDPKDNLFVRIDRRRKLPASIILRALGKSTEEILDLFFDKVNFEVKDQTLLMELVPDRLRGETASFDIEANGKTYVETGRRVTARHIRQLEKDGVEHIEVPVEYIVGKVASKDYINEATGEIIVGANQEISLEALANLSQAGHKALQTLFTNDLDHGPFMSDTLRADSTVDRISALVEIYRMMRPGEPPTKEAAESLFESLFFSEERYDLSTVGRMKFNSSIEREEEEERGTLDESDIIEVMKKLIGIRNGIGEVDDIDHLGNRRIRSVGEMAENQFRVGLVRVERAVKERLSLGDLDAIMPQDLINAKPISAAVKEFFGSSQLSQFMDQNNPLSEVTHKRRISALGPGGLTRERAGFEVRDVHVTHYGRLCPIETPEGPNIGLINSLSAFARCNDYGFLETPYRRVVDGVVTEEVDYLSAIQEGQFVIAQANTILTEEGTFADELITARQKGESGLHPRDHVDYMDVATNQVVSIAASLIPFLEHDDANRALMGANMQRQAVPTLKADKPLVGTGIERNIAVDSGVTAVAKRGGQVQSVDASRIVVKVNEDELVPGEAGIDIYNLTKYTRSNQNTCINQRPTVLPGEPVARGDVLADGPSTDLGELALGQNMRIAFMPWNGYNFEDSILVSERVVQEDRFTTIHIQELSCVARDTKLGSEEITADIPNVGESALSKLDESGIVYIGAEVKGGDILVGKVTPKGETQLTPEEKLLRAIFGEKASDVKDTSLRVPNSVSGTIIDVQVFTRDGVEKDKRALEIEQMQLKEAKKDLTEEFQILEGGLLNRVKAVLLSGGYSEAKLDTIGRKQWLEQVLEDDALQTQLEQLAEQWDELKADFDKKFETKRRKITQGDDLAPGVLKIVKVYLAVKRRIQPGDKMAGRHGNKGVISKINPVEDMPYDEKGQPVDIVLNPLGVPSRMNIGQILEVHLGLAAKGIGDKINQMVKEQQELHKFREFLQKVYDLGDTRQKVDIAELSDDQVRTLIKNLRGGLPIATPVFDGASESLIKELLKLGDLPESGQLKLFDGRTGDSFERPVTVGYMYMLKLNHLVDDKMHARSTGSYSLVTQQPLGGKAQFGGQRFGEMEVWALEAYGAAYTLQEMLTVKSDDVNGRTKMYKNIVDGNHSMEPGMPESFNVLLKEIRSLGINIELEDEE encoded by the coding sequence ATGGTTTACTCTTATACCGAGAAAAAGCGCATCCGTAAGGATTTTGGTACTCGTCCACAAGTTTTGGACATTCCATACCTGTTATCGATCCAGCTTGATTCTTTCGACAAATTCATCGAACAGGATCCAGAAGGTCAATACGGTCTTGAAGCTGCTTTCCGTTCTGTATTTCCAATTCAGAGCTACAACGGCAATTCTGAGCTGCAATACGTTAGCTACCGTCTTGGTGAGCCAGTTTTTGACGTTAAAGAATGTCAAATCCGCGGTGTAACTTACTCAAAGCCACTACGCGTAAAACTACGTCTAGTTATCTTTGATCGAGACGCACCAGCAGGCACTGTAAAAGACATTAAAGAACAAGAAGTCTACATGGGCGAAATTCCGCTTATGACAGACAATGGTACTTTCGTAATTAATGGTACCGAGAGGGTTATCGTATCCCAGCTGCACCGAAGCCCAGGCGTGTTCTTCGACAGTGATAAGGGTAAGACCCACTCATCAGGTAAAGTTCTTTATAACGCACGTGTAATTCCTTACCGTGGCTCATGGTTAGACTTTGAGTTCGATCCTAAGGATAACTTATTCGTACGTATCGACCGTCGTCGTAAGCTACCAGCATCGATTATTCTTCGTGCACTTGGTAAGTCGACTGAAGAGATCCTAGATCTGTTCTTCGACAAGGTGAACTTCGAAGTTAAAGACCAAACTCTACTTATGGAGTTGGTTCCTGATCGTCTACGCGGTGAAACTGCGTCATTCGACATCGAAGCAAACGGCAAAACTTACGTTGAGACTGGTCGTCGTGTTACTGCTCGTCATATCCGTCAACTTGAAAAAGATGGCGTTGAGCACATCGAAGTACCAGTAGAGTACATCGTTGGTAAAGTTGCATCTAAAGATTACATCAATGAAGCAACTGGCGAGATCATCGTTGGCGCGAACCAAGAGATTAGCCTAGAAGCACTTGCTAACCTATCTCAAGCAGGTCACAAGGCTCTACAAACTCTGTTTACGAATGACCTAGATCACGGTCCATTCATGTCAGACACTCTACGTGCAGATAGCACAGTAGATCGCATCTCTGCATTGGTAGAAATCTACCGCATGATGCGTCCTGGCGAGCCACCAACGAAAGAAGCTGCAGAGTCTCTATTCGAAAGCCTATTCTTCTCTGAAGAACGTTACGACCTATCAACTGTAGGCCGTATGAAGTTCAACAGCTCTATCGAGCGTGAAGAAGAAGAAGAGCGCGGTACTCTGGATGAATCAGACATCATCGAAGTGATGAAGAAACTGATTGGTATCCGTAACGGTATTGGCGAAGTGGACGATATCGACCACCTTGGCAACCGTCGTATCCGTTCTGTAGGTGAAATGGCAGAAAACCAATTCCGTGTTGGTCTAGTTCGTGTAGAACGTGCCGTTAAAGAACGTCTAAGCCTTGGTGACCTTGATGCAATCATGCCTCAAGATCTTATCAACGCTAAGCCGATCTCTGCTGCAGTTAAAGAATTCTTTGGCTCTTCACAGCTTTCACAGTTTATGGACCAAAACAACCCATTGTCAGAAGTTACGCACAAACGTCGTATCTCTGCTTTAGGTCCTGGTGGTCTTACTCGTGAGCGCGCAGGCTTCGAAGTACGTGACGTTCACGTAACTCACTACGGTCGTCTATGTCCGATCGAAACGCCTGAAGGTCCAAACATCGGTCTAATTAACTCGCTATCTGCGTTTGCACGTTGTAACGATTACGGTTTCCTAGAAACTCCGTACCGTCGTGTAGTAGATGGTGTAGTAACAGAAGAAGTTGATTACCTGTCTGCAATCCAGGAAGGTCAATTCGTAATCGCGCAAGCAAACACCATTCTTACTGAAGAAGGTACGTTTGCAGATGAGCTAATCACAGCTCGTCAAAAAGGTGAATCTGGTCTTCACCCACGCGATCACGTTGACTACATGGACGTTGCGACAAACCAAGTAGTATCTATCGCTGCTTCGCTTATCCCGTTCCTAGAACACGATGATGCGAACCGTGCATTGATGGGTGCGAACATGCAACGTCAAGCTGTACCAACACTTAAGGCTGATAAGCCTCTAGTAGGTACTGGTATTGAACGTAACATCGCAGTTGACTCTGGTGTTACAGCTGTTGCTAAACGTGGTGGTCAAGTTCAGTCTGTAGACGCTTCTCGTATCGTAGTTAAGGTTAACGAAGATGAATTGGTACCTGGCGAAGCTGGTATCGATATCTACAACCTAACTAAGTACACGCGTTCGAACCAAAACACATGTATTAACCAACGTCCAACTGTACTTCCTGGTGAACCAGTTGCACGCGGCGATGTTCTTGCTGATGGTCCTTCAACAGACCTTGGTGAACTAGCTCTTGGCCAAAACATGCGTATCGCATTCATGCCTTGGAATGGTTACAACTTCGAAGACTCGATCTTAGTATCTGAGCGCGTAGTTCAAGAAGACCGTTTCACGACAATCCACATCCAAGAACTATCTTGTGTGGCTCGTGATACTAAGCTGGGTTCTGAAGAGATCACGGCTGATATTCCAAACGTAGGTGAGTCTGCTCTGTCTAAACTAGACGAGTCAGGTATCGTTTACATTGGTGCTGAAGTTAAGGGTGGCGACATCCTAGTTGGTAAAGTAACCCCTAAAGGTGAAACTCAACTGACTCCTGAAGAGAAGCTACTACGTGCTATCTTCGGTGAGAAAGCATCTGATGTTAAAGATACTTCTCTACGTGTACCAAACTCTGTTTCGGGTACTATCATCGATGTACAAGTCTTCACTCGCGATGGCGTAGAGAAAGACAAACGTGCACTTGAAATCGAACAGATGCAGCTTAAAGAAGCTAAGAAAGACCTAACTGAAGAGTTCCAAATTCTTGAGGGTGGCCTTCTTAACCGTGTTAAAGCTGTACTTCTGTCTGGTGGTTACTCTGAAGCTAAGCTTGATACTATCGGTCGTAAGCAATGGCTAGAGCAAGTTCTAGAAGACGATGCGCTACAAACACAGCTTGAGCAACTTGCTGAGCAGTGGGATGAGCTAAAAGCAGACTTCGATAAGAAGTTTGAAACTAAGCGTCGTAAAATCACTCAAGGTGATGATCTAGCGCCTGGCGTTCTTAAGATTGTTAAAGTTTACCTAGCGGTTAAACGTCGTATCCAGCCTGGTGATAAGATGGCCGGTCGTCACGGTAACAAAGGTGTAATCTCTAAGATTAACCCTGTTGAAGACATGCCATACGATGAGAAAGGTCAGCCTGTAGACATCGTACTTAACCCGCTGGGTGTACCATCGCGTATGAACATCGGTCAGATCCTAGAAGTTCACTTAGGTTTGGCTGCGAAAGGTATCGGTGACAAGATCAACCAAATGGTTAAGGAACAACAAGAACTGCATAAGTTCCGTGAGTTCCTACAGAAGGTTTATGATCTTGGTGATACTCGTCAGAAAGTTGATATTGCTGAACTGTCTGATGATCAAGTGCGTACACTGATTAAGAACCTACGTGGCGGTCTACCGATTGCTACTCCTGTGTTCGACGGTGCTTCTGAGTCTCTAATCAAAGAACTACTTAAACTGGGTGATCTGCCAGAATCTGGTCAGCTTAAACTGTTTGATGGTCGTACTGGTGATTCGTTTGAGCGTCCTGTAACTGTTGGTTACATGTACATGCTGAAACTGAACCACTTGGTTGATGACAAGATGCATGCTCGTTCAACTGGTTCTTACAGCCTAGTAACTCAGCAACCACTTGGTGGTAAAGCTCAGTTCGGTGGTCAGCGTTTCGGTGAGATGGAAGTATGGGCACTAGAAGCATACGGTGCTGCATATACTCTACAAGAAATGCTAACAGTTAAGTCGGATGACGTTAACGGCCGTACTAAGATGTATAAGAACATCGTAGATGGCAACCATAGCATGGAACCTGGCATGCCAGAGTCGTTCAACGTACTGTTGAAAGAGATTCGCTCGCTAGGTATCAACATCGAGCTAGAAGACGAAGAGTAA
- the rplL gene encoding 50S ribosomal protein L7/L12, translating to MSITNEQILDAVAEMSVMQVVELIEAMEEKFGVTAAAAVVAGGASAEAAAEQTEFDVILTAAGANKVQVIKAVRGATGLGLKEAKGLVDSAPAALKEGVDKAEAEALKAQLEEAGASVEIK from the coding sequence ATGTCTATTACTAACGAGCAAATCCTAGACGCAGTTGCAGAAATGTCTGTAATGCAAGTTGTTGAGCTTATCGAAGCTATGGAAGAAAAATTCGGTGTTACTGCTGCTGCTGCAGTTGTAGCTGGTGGTGCTTCTGCTGAAGCTGCTGCTGAGCAAACTGAATTCGACGTAATCCTAACTGCTGCTGGCGCTAACAAAGTACAAGTTATCAAAGCTGTACGTGGCGCAACTGGCCTAGGTCTTAAAGAAGCTAAAGGTCTTGTAGACTCAGCTCCTGCAGCGCTTAAAGAAGGCGTTGACAAAGCTGAAGCTGAAGCTCTTAAAGCACAGCTAGAAGAAGCTGGCGCTTCTGTTGAAATCAAGTAA
- the rplJ gene encoding 50S ribosomal protein L10 — MALNLQDKKAIVAEVNEAASGALSAVVADSRGVTVGAMTSLRKQAREAGVYMRVVRNTLARRAIQGTDYECLTDTFTGPTLIAFSNEHPGAAARLFKDFAKENKDFEIKAAAFEGAVTDAEVLATLPTYDEAIARLMMCMKEASAGKLVRTIAAVRDQKEEAAA, encoded by the coding sequence ATGGCTTTAAATCTTCAAGACAAAAAAGCAATTGTTGCTGAAGTCAACGAAGCTGCCAGTGGTGCACTTTCTGCAGTTGTAGCTGATTCTCGTGGCGTTACTGTTGGCGCAATGACTTCTCTACGTAAACAAGCTCGCGAAGCGGGTGTTTACATGAGAGTTGTTCGTAACACACTAGCACGCCGTGCGATTCAGGGTACAGACTACGAGTGTCTAACTGACACTTTCACTGGTCCAACTCTGATCGCATTCTCTAATGAGCACCCAGGTGCTGCAGCGCGTCTTTTCAAAGACTTCGCTAAAGAGAATAAAGATTTCGAGATCAAAGCTGCTGCATTTGAAGGCGCAGTTACTGATGCTGAAGTACTAGCGACACTACCAACTTACGACGAAGCTATCGCACGCCTAATGATGTGCATGAAAGAAGCTTCTGCTGGCAAGCTGGTTCGTACTATCGCTGCTGTTCGCGACCAAAAAGAAGAAGCTGCGGCTTAA
- the rplA gene encoding 50S ribosomal protein L1: MAKLTKRMRVIRDKVDSTKEYEINEAVALLKELATAKFVESVDVAVNLGIDARKSDQNVRGATVLPHGTGRDIRVAVFTQGANAEAAKAAGADIVGMEDLAEQVKKGEMNFDVVVASPDAMRVVGQLGTILGPRGLMPNPKVGTVTPNVAEAVKNAKAGQVRYRNDKNGIIHTTIGKASFEANQLQENLEALLVALKKAKPSSAKGTFLKKVSISTTMGAGVTVDQASLDTQAN; the protein is encoded by the coding sequence ATGGCAAAACTTACTAAGCGTATGCGCGTAATCCGCGACAAAGTTGACTCAACTAAAGAATACGAAATCAACGAAGCTGTTGCTCTTCTTAAAGAACTAGCGACTGCTAAATTCGTTGAGTCTGTAGACGTTGCTGTTAACCTAGGCATCGATGCTCGTAAATCTGACCAAAACGTTCGTGGCGCAACTGTGCTACCTCACGGTACTGGCCGTGACATCCGCGTTGCTGTTTTCACTCAAGGTGCAAACGCAGAAGCAGCTAAAGCTGCTGGCGCAGATATCGTTGGTATGGAAGATCTTGCTGAGCAAGTGAAAAAAGGCGAAATGAACTTCGACGTAGTTGTTGCTTCTCCAGATGCAATGCGTGTTGTTGGTCAACTAGGTACAATCCTAGGTCCACGCGGCCTTATGCCAAACCCTAAAGTTGGTACTGTAACTCCTAACGTTGCTGAAGCGGTTAAGAACGCTAAAGCTGGTCAGGTTCGTTACCGTAACGACAAGAACGGTATCATCCACACTACTATCGGCAAAGCATCTTTCGAAGCTAACCAGCTTCAAGAGAACCTAGAAGCACTTCTAGTTGCTCTTAAGAAAGCTAAGCCTTCTTCAGCGAAAGGTACTTTCCTGAAGAAAGTAAGCATCTCTACTACAATGGGTGCTGGTGTTACTGTTGATCAAGCTAGTCTTGACACTCAAGCAAACTAA
- the rplK gene encoding 50S ribosomal protein L11, whose protein sequence is MAKKVEAYIKLQVAAGMANPSPPVGPALGQHGVNIMEFCKAFNAKTESVEKGLPTPVVITVYNDRSFTFVTKTPPAAVLLKKAAGVKSGSGRPNTEKVGTVTDAQIQEIAETKAADMTGADIEAMKRSIAGTARSMGLVVEG, encoded by the coding sequence ATGGCTAAGAAAGTTGAAGCTTATATCAAACTGCAAGTTGCAGCTGGTATGGCAAACCCAAGTCCACCGGTTGGTCCTGCTCTAGGTCAACACGGCGTGAACATCATGGAATTCTGTAAAGCGTTCAACGCAAAAACAGAATCTGTTGAGAAAGGTCTACCTACTCCAGTAGTAATTACTGTTTACAACGACCGTTCTTTCACGTTCGTAACTAAGACTCCACCTGCTGCTGTTCTTCTTAAGAAAGCTGCTGGCGTTAAGTCTGGTTCTGGTCGTCCAAACACTGAAAAAGTGGGCACAGTAACTGACGCTCAAATCCAAGAAATCGCAGAAACTAAAGCTGCTGATATGACTGGTGCTGACATCGAAGCAATGAAGCGTTCTATTGCTGGTACTGCTCGTTCAATGGGCCTAGTGGTAGAGGGATAA
- the nusG gene encoding transcription termination/antitermination protein NusG: protein MSEAPKKRWYVVQAFSGYEGRVSQSLREHIKMHDMEEFFGDVLVPTEEVVEMRAGQRRKSERKFFPGYVLVQMIMNDESWHLVRSIPRVMGFIGGTSDRPAPITDKEADAILNRLEKASESPRPKTMFEAGEVVRVNDGPFADFNGTVEEVDYEKSRIKVSVSIFGRATPVELEFGQVEKLD from the coding sequence ATGAGTGAAGCTCCAAAAAAACGTTGGTATGTAGTTCAAGCCTTTTCTGGCTATGAAGGTCGTGTATCTCAATCGTTACGCGAACATATTAAAATGCACGACATGGAAGAATTCTTTGGTGACGTTTTAGTACCTACTGAAGAAGTAGTGGAAATGCGTGCAGGTCAACGCCGTAAAAGCGAACGTAAGTTCTTCCCTGGCTACGTATTAGTGCAAATGATCATGAATGATGAATCATGGCACTTAGTACGCAGTATTCCTCGTGTTATGGGCTTCATTGGTGGTACCTCTGATCGTCCTGCACCAATCACTGACAAAGAAGCAGATGCTATCTTGAACCGTCTAGAGAAAGCGAGCGAGTCTCCACGTCCTAAGACAATGTTCGAAGCGGGTGAAGTGGTTCGTGTGAACGATGGTCCATTTGCTGACTTTAACGGTACTGTTGAAGAAGTGGATTACGAGAAGAGCCGCATTAAGGTATCTGTATCGATCTTTGGTCGTGCAACACCTGTTGAGCTTGAATTCGGTCAGGTTGAAAAACTAGACTAA
- the secE gene encoding preprotein translocase subunit SecE — protein sequence MKANAETPDSSGAADTMKWVVAFVLLAAAVVGNYLYGELSVVIRAAGVVVLIAAALGVAATTTKGKAAIDFAKESRMEIRKVVWPTRQETMQTTLIVLAVCIVMSLVLWGIDGIMVRLVSLATGV from the coding sequence ATGAAAGCAAACGCTGAGACTCCTGATAGCTCAGGTGCAGCAGATACAATGAAGTGGGTAGTCGCTTTTGTACTGTTGGCAGCTGCTGTTGTGGGTAATTACCTGTATGGTGAATTGTCTGTTGTAATTCGCGCTGCAGGTGTAGTTGTGCTGATTGCTGCCGCACTAGGCGTTGCAGCAACAACAACTAAAGGTAAAGCTGCGATCGATTTTGCAAAAGAATCTCGTATGGAGATTCGTAAAGTTGTTTGGCCTACACGCCAAGAAACTATGCAAACTACATTGATCGTTTTAGCTGTATGTATTGTTATGTCTCTAGTGCTTTGGGGAATTGACGGCATTATGGTCCGTTTAGTTTCTCTAGCGACTGGGGTGTAG
- the tuf gene encoding elongation factor Tu — protein sequence MSKEKFERTKPHVNVGTIGHVDHGKTTLTAAICTTLAKVYGGVAKDFASIDNAPEERERGITIATSHVEYDTPERHYAHVDCPGHADYVKNMITGAAQMDGGILVVAATDGPMPQTREHILLGRQVGIPYIIVFMNKCDMVDDEELLELVEMEVRELLSEYEYPGDDLPVIQGSALGALNGEKQWEDKIVELAEALDSYIPLPERAVDLPFLLPIEDVFSIQGRGTVVTGRIERGILRVGDEVEIVGIKETTLTTCTGVEMFRKLLDEGRAGENVGALLRGTKRDDVERGQVLSAKGSINPHTKFESEVYVLSKDEGGRHTPFFKGYRPQFYFRTTDVTGDITLPEGVEMVMPGDNVQMTVELIAPIAMDEGLRFAIREGGRTVGAGVVAKIFA from the coding sequence ATGTCTAAAGAAAAATTTGAACGTACGAAACCGCACGTAAACGTTGGTACTATCGGCCACGTTGACCACGGTAAAACAACTCTAACTGCTGCTATCTGTACTACACTTGCAAAAGTGTACGGCGGTGTTGCTAAAGATTTCGCATCTATCGATAACGCTCCAGAAGAGCGCGAGCGCGGTATCACAATCGCAACTTCTCACGTTGAGTACGATACTCCTGAACGTCACTACGCACACGTAGACTGTCCTGGACACGCCGATTATGTTAAAAACATGATCACTGGTGCTGCTCAAATGGACGGCGGTATCCTAGTTGTTGCTGCTACAGATGGCCCTATGCCACAAACTCGTGAGCACATCCTACTTGGTCGTCAAGTTGGTATCCCTTACATCATCGTATTCATGAACAAATGTGACATGGTTGATGACGAAGAGCTACTTGAGCTAGTAGAAATGGAAGTTCGTGAACTTCTTTCTGAGTACGAGTACCCAGGAGACGACCTTCCAGTAATTCAAGGTTCTGCACTTGGCGCTCTAAACGGCGAAAAGCAGTGGGAAGACAAGATCGTTGAGCTTGCAGAAGCACTAGATTCTTACATTCCACTTCCAGAGCGTGCTGTTGATCTACCGTTCCTACTTCCTATTGAAGATGTATTCTCAATCCAAGGTCGTGGTACAGTAGTTACTGGTCGTATCGAGCGCGGTATCCTACGCGTAGGTGACGAAGTAGAAATCGTTGGTATCAAAGAAACGACTCTTACTACTTGTACTGGTGTTGAAATGTTCCGTAAGCTGCTTGACGAAGGTCGTGCAGGTGAGAACGTTGGTGCACTTCTACGTGGTACTAAGCGTGATGACGTTGAACGTGGCCAAGTACTTTCTGCTAAAGGTTCAATCAACCCACACACTAAGTTTGAGTCTGAAGTATACGTACTTTCTAAAGACGAAGGCGGCCGTCACACTCCTTTCTTCAAGGGTTACCGTCCACAGTTCTACTTCCGTACAACTGACGTAACAGGCGACATCACTCTACCAGAAGGCGTAGAAATGGTAATGCCAGGTGACAACGTTCAAATGACTGTTGAGCTAATCGCTCCAATCGCAATGGACGAAGGTCTACGTTTCGCAATCCGCGAAGGTGGCCGTACAGTTGGTGCTGGTGTTGTAGCTAAAATCTTTGCATAA
- a CDS encoding type I pantothenate kinase, which produces MSPFMSFDRERWSELRNLVPMTLSESDLKELQGINEKLTMEEAVEIYLPLSRLLNLYVAARQNRNSVLHQFLDKKEKAPPFIIGIAGSVAVGKSTTARLLKALLSRWENHPKVELVTTDGFLYPNEVLEEKGLMSKKGFPESYDIKRLVNFVSDVKACKRNVTAPVYSHLTYNITDDVKSVDLPDVLIIEGLNVLQTGMNYPHEPHRVFISDFLDFSLYVDADSQQIKEWYVNRFMKFRDGAFTKPGSYFSHYTKLSNQAALNKAEGIWSSINGLNLEQNILPTRERAHLILRKGADHMVEEVLLRK; this is translated from the coding sequence ATGAGCCCATTTATGTCATTTGACCGCGAACGTTGGTCTGAACTAAGGAATTTAGTTCCAATGACACTTTCTGAGAGCGACTTAAAAGAGCTTCAAGGCATCAATGAAAAGCTCACAATGGAAGAGGCAGTAGAGATCTATTTACCGCTATCTCGTCTATTGAATCTCTATGTAGCAGCCAGACAGAATAGAAACTCGGTACTCCACCAATTTCTAGATAAGAAAGAGAAGGCGCCACCTTTTATCATCGGTATTGCGGGCAGTGTTGCCGTTGGCAAAAGTACGACTGCGCGTCTGCTTAAAGCCCTACTATCTCGTTGGGAGAACCATCCAAAAGTTGAGTTAGTGACAACCGATGGCTTTTTGTATCCGAATGAGGTGTTAGAAGAGAAAGGGTTGATGAGCAAAAAGGGCTTTCCGGAGTCTTACGATATCAAGCGTTTAGTGAACTTTGTTTCTGATGTGAAAGCATGCAAGAGAAATGTCACAGCTCCTGTTTACTCACATCTTACGTACAACATTACTGATGACGTTAAGAGCGTCGACCTACCAGATGTGCTTATTATTGAGGGACTTAATGTCTTACAAACCGGAATGAACTACCCGCACGAGCCACATCGGGTATTTATTTCAGACTTCCTTGATTTCTCACTCTATGTTGACGCTGATAGCCAACAAATTAAAGAATGGTACGTCAATCGCTTTATGAAATTCCGCGATGGCGCGTTTACTAAGCCTGGCTCTTACTTTAGTCATTACACTAAATTATCGAACCAAGCTGCATTGAATAAAGCGGAAGGTATCTGGAGTTCAATTAATGGCTTGAACCTCGAACAAAATATTCTTCCGACACGAGAAAGGGCTCACTTGATTCTACGTAAAGGCGCAGATCATATGGTTGAAGAAGTGTTACTAAGAAAATAG
- the birA gene encoding bifunctional biotin--[acetyl-CoA-carboxylase] ligase/biotin operon repressor BirA: MREHSTKLALLRCLADGEFHSGEDLGEMIGVSRAAISKHIKGIQEWGLDIYRVQGKGYKLASRLDMLDQEKLSAVNRDASLELIPIIGSTNQHLLERTNTLESGSVCIAEYQAAGRGRRGREWVSPFGANLYLSMYWRLDAGMAAAMGLSLVVGVAVVEALEEMGVEGVKLKWPNDLYHNDKKLAGILVELSGQSGGAAHIVIGLGLNLSMDPTTSGIGQPWTSLKEVCDGKVPDRNQLAQALINAWDKSLADYELKGMSNFVERWNRLDNFLGRNVRLIIGPREIEGVVQGIDEQGAVLLKTENGVESYIGGEISLRKGD, from the coding sequence ATGAGAGAACACAGTACCAAGCTTGCGCTATTGAGATGCCTTGCTGACGGTGAGTTTCATTCAGGTGAAGATCTGGGTGAAATGATTGGTGTATCACGGGCGGCTATCAGTAAGCATATTAAAGGTATTCAAGAGTGGGGTTTAGATATCTACCGAGTACAAGGCAAGGGTTACAAGCTAGCTAGCCGTTTAGATATGCTTGACCAAGAAAAATTGTCTGCAGTTAATCGCGATGCTTCTCTTGAACTCATTCCAATCATAGGTTCTACAAACCAACACCTATTAGAGCGCACTAACACCCTTGAATCGGGTTCTGTCTGTATTGCTGAATATCAAGCTGCAGGACGTGGACGTCGTGGGCGAGAATGGGTATCGCCATTCGGTGCAAACCTCTACCTTTCAATGTATTGGAGACTCGACGCAGGTATGGCTGCCGCGATGGGCTTAAGCCTTGTGGTTGGTGTAGCTGTTGTTGAAGCTTTGGAAGAGATGGGTGTAGAAGGTGTAAAGCTCAAATGGCCGAACGACCTTTACCATAATGATAAGAAGCTTGCTGGTATCTTGGTCGAGCTGTCAGGACAGTCTGGTGGCGCTGCTCATATTGTGATTGGTTTAGGGCTAAACCTATCCATGGATCCAACAACATCAGGTATCGGGCAGCCATGGACTTCTCTTAAAGAAGTGTGTGATGGGAAGGTGCCTGACCGTAATCAGCTAGCGCAGGCTTTAATAAATGCCTGGGATAAATCTCTTGCCGACTATGAGTTGAAAGGAATGTCTAATTTTGTCGAACGGTGGAACCGCTTAGATAATTTCTTAGGTCGCAACGTAAGGTTGATTATTGGACCTAGAGAAATTGAAGGTGTTGTTCAAGGCATCGATGAACAAGGCGCTGTATTGCTCAAAACTGAGAATGGTGTTGAGAGCTATATCGGTGGTGAGATATCGCTAAGAAAAGGCGACTAG